The nucleotide window CACCCTGATGAGCGACCTGGGCACCTCCGACAAAGTGCGGGTGCTGCTGGCCCAGGCCCTGTTTGGCAACCCCGACGTGCTGCTGCTGGACGAACCCACCAACGGCCTCGACGCCGAAACCGTGCTGTGGCTGGAGAACTTCCTCGACTCGTTCCAGAACACGGTGATTGTGGTTAGCCACGACCGTCACTTCCTGGATGCCGTGTGTAACTACATGGCCGACCTGGACTTCTCCAAAATCACGATGTACCCCGGCAACTACTCGTTTTGGTACGAGAGCAGCCAGCTGGTTTTGCGCCAGCGTCAGGAAGTAAACAAGAAAACTGAAGACAAGCGCAAGGAGCTGGAAGAGTTTGTGCGCCGCTTCTCGGCCAACGCCTCCAAATCCAAGCAGGCTACCTCGCGCCAGAAGCTGCTGCAGAAGCTCACCCTGGAGGAAATCAAGCTCCAGCTCGCGCAAGTACCCCTACATTGCCTTCAAGCCCGAGCGCGAAGCCGGCAACCAGCTGCTGGCGGTAGACAACCTGAGCGCCTCGGTGGATGGGCAGGTGATTTTCAAGAACGTGTCGTTTGCGCTTGATAAGAAGGACAAGGTGGCCATCATCAGCCGCGACGACCGGGCCGCTTCCCTCCTGTTCGACATCCTGTTTGAGCAGGCCAAGCCCGAGTCCGGCTCGTTTAGCTGGGGCACCACCATCACGCCCAGCTACTTTCCCAAGGAAAACGAGGCGTTCTTCGATACTGATCTGAACCTGGTGGACTGGCTGCGGCAGTATAGCACCGAGAAGGACGAGTCGTTTATCCGGGGCTTCCTGGGCCGCATGCTGTTCTCAGGCGAGGAGTCGCAGAAGAAAAGCAACGTGCTGAGCGGGGGCGAAAAGGTGCGCTGCATGCTTTCCAAGATTATGATGGAAAGCGGCAACGTGCTGGTGCTCGACGACCCCACGAACCACCTCGACCTGGAAAGCATTACGGCCCTCAACAACTCCCTGCAGGAGTTCAACGGCACGCTCATCTTCGCCTCCCACGACTTGCAGGTAGTGGAAACCGTGGCCAACCGCATCATTGAACTCACGCCCACCGGCATCATCGACCGGCGCATGCATTACGAGGAGTACCTGGCCGACGAGAACATCAAAACTCAGCGCCAGCGCATGTACCAACTTGTATCGTAGGCGCGTTGTAGCCCCGCTATGAAACAACTCCTGCTTTTGCTTTCCCTCGGGGGGCCAGCCTGTGGCTGGCCCCGGCCGTGCGCGCCCAAACCACCGACAGCACCCAGACGGCCAAGCCCGAGCTGAACACGGCCCCACCGGCCCCGACCCGGCAGCCTGCTACACCCGCCCCGGTGTATACGCCCGCTGAGCCCACGCCGCGTGCCTCCGAGGACATACCGGCTCCGCAGCCTGGCACCCGGCCCGAGGTACAGGCTCCGCAGGTACCCCGTAAGTTTTTTCTGTACTCCAACTTCGGGCTGGGCTATAGTAACTCTGGCGGCTTCGGCAGCCAGTTTAACTTCAGCCTGTCGCCGGCCATTGGCTACCGGGTTTCCGATAGATTTTCCATTGGCCCCGGGGTTAGCTATGCTTACAATAACTACGGCTTGGAGCGTGGCTATGTACAGCAAGGCTTCCCGAAAAACATCAGCACCAACAGCTACGGCGTGAAAGTCTTCGCGCAATATCGGGTCATTGACCAGTTTTTTGCGCACGGCGAGTATGAGGTCACATTTGCCGAAACTACTCCTGAGACTATCTATCTGGGTGGTCCCTACACAGAGAAACACACAGTTTCCACCCCGTTGCTGGGCGCTGGCTACCGCCAGCAGTTTGGTGATAGGGCCGCCGGTGATATTCTACTGCTCTATAACTTCAACGATGGGCTATACAAAGTTTACGGCCAGCCTGTCATTCGTTTCTGCTTTCTGTTCGACCTGAAATAGCACTCTTTAGCCTATAACAAAAAGGGCTGCTCCGGTATGGAGCAGCCCTTTTGTTATGAGAAGCCTGAGTATCTACACCCGGCCACCGCGGATTAGGCGCAGCACTACGGCGATGATGGCAATAACCAGCAGGATGTGAATCAGGTTGTTGCCCTGAATGCCCGTGCCCAGAATGCCGAAGAAGCCGAGGGCCCAGATGATGATCAGGATGACGGCAATGATATACAGCAGATTACCCATGGTGGTGAAGGTGAAATGTGGTTGGAAATTGGAGAGGAGAGAAACCACCACCCTACTGCCAGATTTTGTTTAAACAAAAACGCTGGTAAGGTGATTTGCGGTTTTGTACGGGGGTATTTGGAAAAGGATATAAATCGATAGGAAAATTCTTAGCCGGCCGGCTGCCGCACCTAGGGAAACTGATTGGCGTTGCCAGAGTTGACAGCAGTTTTTTCTTTCCCTTGGCTTGCCCACCAGGCGTGACCCGGGCGCAGGATGGTAGTTGACCCCGCCGGATTTCCGGCTAGCTTTGCGGGCGTGGACCGTTAGTGGCCCGCGCTTCCCACCCAACCTGTTTTTCGTATGCAACATGTAGCCGTTATTGGCTCGGGCACCATGGGCAATGGCATTGCCCACGTTTTTGCCCAACACGGGTTTCCCGTGGCGCTTATCGACATCAATCAATCGGCGCTCGACCGGGCCCTGGCCACCATTGGCAAAAACCTCGAGCGGCAGGTAGCTAAAGGCACCTTATCGGAAGCCGACAAGGGCGCCACGTTGGGCCGCATCACGACCTATACCAGCTTGGCTGAGGGCGTAGCCCAGGCCGATGTGGTGGTAGAAGCCGCCACCGAAAACGTGGAATTGAAGCTCAACATCTTCCGGGAGCTGGACCAGCACGCTCCGGCCGGCGCCATTCTGGCCTCTAATACGTCTTCTATTTCCATCACCAAAATTGCGGCCGTCACCAAGCGCCCCGCCCAGGTGATTGGCATGCACTTTATGAACCCCGTACCGGTGATGAAGCTGGTGGAGGTCATTCGCGGCTACGCTACGTCAGATGAAGTAACGACCCGGGTGATGGACCTCTCGCGGCAGCTGGGCAAAACGCCCACGGAGGTAAACGATTACCCCGGCTTCGTGGCCAACCGCATTCTGATGCCCATGATCAACGAGGCCATCATTACCTTGTTTGAGGGCGTGGCCGGCGTAGAGGAAATCGACACGGTCATGAAGCTGGGCATGGCCCACCCCATGGGCCCCCTGCAGTTGGCCGATTTCATTGGGCTGGACGTGTGCCTGGCTATTCTGCGGGTGCTGCACGAGGGCCTCGGCAACCCCAAGTACGCCCCCTGCCCCCTGTTGGTAAACATGGTAATGGCCGGCCGGCTAGGTGTGAAATCGGGTGAAGGCTTCTACGCCTGGACGCCGGGCTCCAAAGACCTGGTAGTAGCCGAACGGTTTCGCCGGTAAGCAGCTATCCGCCCACTGGCCCTCACGGCTATTAGGCGGGACTTGCAGCAAATCATGAAGTGCCTGTCGAGTTGTCGGCAGGCACTTTTGCGTTCCTGGAAGCCGCTGGCTGATTAGCCGGCACGATCTGCCGCCGGTATGTAAGCGTCGGCCGGCTGGCCAGTGGGTAGCTTTCCGGTGAAACCTTCGGAGGCTGAATACGCTTATAGTGTATCCTTTTTCAGTGTAATTCTCTTTCCTAGCTACATGGAACAAGCCACGTTTGGCGGCGGCTGCTTTTGGTGCACCGAAGCCGTATTTCAGAATCTCAAGGGTGTGCAGAAAGTTGTGTCGGGCTACACCGGCGGACGCATTGCTAACCCTACCTATAAGGAAGTGTGCAGCGGCCTCACGGGCCACAACGAGGTTATTCAAATCACCTTCGACCCGGCCGTTATCAGCTACGAGGAGCTGCTGGAAATCTTCTGGAAAACCCACGACCCTACCACCCTCAACCAGCAAGGCAACGACGTGGGCACCCAGTACCGCTCGGGCATCTACACCCAAAACGAGGAGCAGCAGCACCTGGCCGAAGCCTACAAGCAGAAGCTCACCGCCGCCAACGCCTTCAACGGCCCCATCACCACCGAAATCCTGCCCCTGAAGGTGTTCTACCCCCGCCGAGAACTACCACCAGAACTACTACAACCTGAACGGCTCCCAGCCCTACTGCCAGTTTGTGGTGAAAAGCAAAGTAGATAAAGTAAAGACCGTGTTCGGGGATAAATTACGCGAGGCGGTATAAGCCGGCCCTCTTTTACAACAAAAAAAGCCCGCTTAATCAGCGGGCTTTTTTTATTCTGGTAGCACTGGTCTTAGCAACTGATGCATAGCGGCCAATTGAGCTTCTGACCATCCTGTCCAATCGTATTCAATAAAGAAATGCTCATCCCCATCGTATAGTAATGACCCTCGTGGCTGTTGCAGAACTCGTTTCGTTCGGCTCTTTTTCCAGCCCGTTACTGTGCGAGTTTCCATCTGTGCGTCAAGGTCGGGCAGTTGAGCTATACTAGCGCCTGGCAGCGGCCAGTAATGGCTGTGGCAGGGCCATGGTCAGGCTCACTTGCCGGTTGGGCCGGTACTTAAGCAGCTTTTTCAGGTTGTAGGCTACGGCCGTGAGCAGCATCGTCTTGTGGGCTCCGGCCTGGCCGCGCACGTTCATCCGGCGTAGGCCGTAGTGATGGAGCAGATTCCCGAAGACGGGCTCCACCGTGCCCTGGCGCACCCGGCGCATGTGTTGGCCCCGGCGGCTTTGCTGGCGCTGCCAGGCCCGGCGGTACGGCTCGTCGTAGAGCGTGCGGGTGAGCTGCTTGCGCTTGGCCCCGGGCACGCAGGTGGGCTTGAGCGGGCACTGCTGGCAGTCCGAGCAGGTGGCCCAGTAGATCTTCAGCCCGGTGCCGTCAGCCGAGGTGTCGTACTTACGAAACGAGAGGACCTTGCCGGCGGCACAGGTGTAGTCATCGGTTGAGGCCCGGTAGGTAAAGCCCTCGATAGCGGCCTTATAGCGGCCAAAAACCGGGATCCAGGCCGTCACCTGCTGGGCTTCGAGCAGGGCGTAGTTGGTGCCGTTGGCGTAGCCCGCATCGGCCAGCAGCTCCTGCATGCGCAGCTGCTGGGACCGTAACCGTTGCTGCAGGCCGGTGAGTAAGCGGGGTAGGTGCAGGCTGTCGCGACTATCGGCGAAATCGGCCTGCACGTGGCTGATCACGCCCTTAGCCGTGTCCACGGCCAGGCTGCAGAGGTAGTTCAGGGCCCGGGCTTTGCCGGGCTTGATGGAGATGCGCGCGTCGGGGTCGGTGGGGCTGTAGTGGGTCTTGTTGCTGAGCAAGCGGGCTTTTTCGTGCTGCGCGCCGGGTACGCTGGAGTGGGTGGCGAGCCGGGCCTGGTGAGCGGCCAGGTTGCGCAGCTGGTGGGCCGGAGCCGTCACCACGGACGCAGCCGGCGCGGTAGCCGCCTCGTCCGTGGCCAGAAAGGGACTTTTGACACCCGTTGTCCTCTTTTCCAGCACCGTTTCCAAGGAAGCATTGGCCTTGACGGGCGCCGAGTCGACGGCCTGCGTGTCGCCGGCGACCAGGCCCCGGGCCACGCACTGGGCAAAGACGTGGTCGAACAGGCGCTCGAAGACCGCGGCCGGAAAGAGCTGCCGCGTGCGGCTCACCGTGGAATGCCAGGGCAATTCCTCGTCCACCTCGTAGCCCAGAAACAACAAGATGTCGAGCCGCAGGGCGCAGTGTTCGACCAGGCGGCGGTCGCTGACCAGGTTTTCCAGCCGGCCCACCAGCACGAGCTTGAAGAACACGACCGGGTCCAAAGAGGGCTGGCCTGTGTGGCTGTACAGCGTCCGGGTCTCGTCGTAGAGAAACGACCAGTCGACGAGCTCGGCCAGCCGGCGGTACAGATTATGGCGCGGCACCCGCTCACTGAGCCGAAAGTGGGTCACCTCTTTGTCGAGAAACGGCTTCTTGCCTTGCATCTTCCCTGTACGAACCCGGGTTCTGCAACAGCCACCCTCCTTTAACCAAACTGCCATGATTCCCACGCTTCATGGTATATGCGCCACGTACCCGTTGATATTCCAGAGTTACTGGCTTACTGCGAAAAAAACTATAATACTGCACAGTACCCGCCGCTCTATTAATCTGGATAACAATTGGTGGGGCCTGTAGCATAAACCGCGCTATATAGCCTGTGTTTATTATTATCAACAGGCTCAGCCAGTTGCTGAGCGGCAAATTCTCTGCGTAACGAATTACGAAAGGCACCGCCGCCAGAATACAGGCCACAACCAAGTTTAGCAGCAGCCAGTTACGAAGTATAGGTTGATAGCGCAGGCGAAATTCCACCATTCTGGCTAGCTAAAGCTAAACACTTACCCCGAAGTCTCTGAGCGCGTCATTCAGGCTGGTTTTCAAATCCGTGCTGGGCTTGCGCTGGCCGATGATGAGGGCGCAGGGCACGTGGTACTCGCCGGCCGCAAACTGCTTGGCGTAGGAGCCCGGAATGACCACGGAGCGGGCCGGCACGTAGCCTTTGTACTCCTTAGGCTCTGCACCCGTCACGTCGATAATTTTGGTACTGCCCGTGATGGTTACGCCCGCCCCGATAACGGCCTCACGGCCCACGCGGCAGCCCTCTACCAGAATGCTGCGCGAACCGATAAAAGCTCCATCCTCAATGATAACCGGCGCGGCCTGCACCGGCTCCAGCACGCCCCCGATGCCTACGCCCCCGCTTAGGTGCACACCGGCCCCAATTTGAGCGCAGGAGCCCACGGTGGCCCAGGTGTCCACCATCGTGCCCTCGCCTACCCAGGCGCCAATGTTCACGTAGCTGGGCATCAGAATGACGCCGGAGGCCAGGTAGGCCCCGTAGCGGGCCACAGCGGGCGGCACCACGCGCACTCCCTGACCGGCGTAGTCGGTCTTGAGCAGCATTTTGTCGCGGAACTCGAAGGGGCCTACTTCCAGGGTTTCCATCTGGCGGATGGGAAAGTAAAGGATGACGGCTTTCTTTACCCAGTCGTTTACCTGCCAGTCATCGCCGCGGGGCTCGGCTACGCGCAGGCGGCCCTTGTCCAGCTCCTCGATGGTGGTGTTGATGGCCTCAACGGTAGCGGATTGCTGGAGCAGGCTCCGGTCGTTCCAGGCAGCTTCTATGGTGGCTTGCAGGTTGGTCATGGTTGGTTTGAATGGTTATCTGGCTGGATGGTTGAATGGCGCTTGGTTGGCAGATTGCGTGGTTATCTGTCTGGATGCTTACAGTGCTGTAAGCATCCAGCAAGTCAACTCTTCTGACAGGTAACTATTCCGTCATTTCGCCCCAAACTTACCATCTTCGTGGTCACTATGCAGCCACCCCGCACGATTTTGCTGGCCTCCGTGCTCAAGCCGCTGGACGATACGCGCATGTACGAGAAGTTTGGTCGCACCCTGGCCCGGCTTCCCCAGGTGCAGGTGCACGTAGCCGGCCGTCAGGCTCCGGCACCGCAACCCAAGCCAGCCAATCTACATACGCACAGTCTGCTGGCCGGCTCCCGTCTGAGTTGGGCGCGGCTGCGGGCGCAGGGGCGCTACTGGCAGCTGCTGCGGCGCCTGCGGCCGGGGCTGGTGGTAGTGCACGCGCCGGAGCTGCTGCCGCTCACGCTGCTGTGGCACTGGCTGGGCAAGGAGCGGCGCTTTGTGTATGATGTGCAGGAGAATTTTGCCCTCAACATCCGCACCCAGCACGTGTACCCAGCCGCGGTACGCGGGCTACTGGCCACCGCCGTGCGGGGGCTGGAAACCCTGGCCGCCACTGCTGCCGAAAAGGTGATTCTGGCGGAGGAAAGCTACGCCGAAGAGCTGCCTTTCGCTACCCCGGCCCGTACCCTCATTCTGGAAAACAAGTACCAGCCCCCCGGCCCCGAGTTGCTGCGCTCTACGCCTGTACATCTGGCGCCGAACCAGCCGCTGGAGCTGCTGTACTCCGGCACTATCTCGGAGCTGAACGGGGTGCTGGCAGCCGTGGAATTTGCGCGGGCCCTGCGGCTGGTTTGGCCGGGCACCCGGCTCACCATCATCGGGTTTTGCCAGCACCCGGCCTTGCTGACCCAGCTGCAGGCGCTGGCCGCCGAATCGGGCGGGGCGGTGGAGCTGGTGGGCGGAGCCGAGCCGGTGCCGCACGGGCGCATTATCCAGGCCATCCGGCGCAGCCATTTGGGCCTGTTGCCCTACCGGGAGCATCCCAGTTTCTGGCGCTGCGTACCCACCAAGCTGTTTGAATACCTGGCCCACGCCCTGCCAGTACTCATCCCTCGTAATCCGCTCTGGCAGCAGTTCATTGCGCAGCATCAAGCCGGACTGGCAGTAGATTTCGCTGACACTTCATCGGCTACTATTGAGCAGGTGAAAAATGACCTGCTGCGGCACGCTTTCTATTCCCAGGGTGTTCCGGCGGAAGTTTTTTGGCACAGCGAAGAGCAAAAGCTTTTGGCGCTACTGGATTCTATCCGGTAACTGCCGACCTTTGCGGCCCGTTTATGCGCCAAGGCAGAAAGTTTTCTAACTTCCGCCCTTTCGCGCTCTTTTTCCCGCTAAATCCCCCTCTCCTTTTATGTCTACTCTTCACCGCAGCGAAATTGCCGGCGTCGGCCATTATGTGCCCGACCGCGTAGTGCCCAACGCCGACCTCGAACAGCTCATGGAAACCACCGACGCGTGGATTCAGGAACGCACCGGCATCCGGGAGCGGCGCTGGTTTGAGGAAGGCAAGGACACCACGGCCAATATGGGCGCCAACGCGGCCCGCAAGGCTCTGGAAATGGCCGGCCTGCAGCCCGACGATGTTCAGCTTATCGTTTTCGCCACGCTCTCCCCCGATTACCTGTTCCCCGGCTCCGGGGTTCTGCTGCAGCGCGAGTTGGGCATCAAGGCGCATATTCCGGCCTTCGACGTGCGTAACCAGTGCTCGGGCTTTATCTACGCGCTGAGCATGGCCGATCAGTTCATCAAAACCGGCATGTACGAAACGGCGCTGGTGGTGGGCTCCGAAATTCACTCCTCGGGGCTCGATAAAAGCACCCGTGGCCGGGCCGTATCGGTTATTTTCGGGGATGGCGCCGGGGCCGTGCTTTTGCGCCGCAGCACCGACGAAAACCGCGGTATCCTGAGCACGCACCTGCACTCCCAGGGCGAGTTTGCCGAGGAGCTGATTACCCGGGAGCCGGGCTCCAACCGCGACAACCGCGTGCAGGTTGTGCTCGACAAGCCCGAGGACATGTACCCGTACATGAACGGCCAGCAGGTGTTCAAGCACGCCGTTACGCGCTTTCCCGAGGTTATCAAGGAAGCCCTCGACCAGAACGGCTACCAGGCCCAGGACATCGACATGCTGATTCCGCACCAAGCCAACCTGCGCATCACCCAGTACGTGGGCCAGAAGCTGGGCTTGAGCGAAGACAAGGTGTTCAGCAACATTCAGCGCTACGGCAACACCACGGCCGCCTCCGTTCCCATTGCCTTGAGCGAAGCCGTGCAGGAAGGCCGCATCAAGCGCGGCGACCTGGTGTGCCTGGCCGCCTTCGGCTCCGGCTTCACATGGGCTTCGGCGCTGGTGAACTGGTAGATTTTTAATTAAGAATTAAGAATTAGTAAGTAAGAATGTGCCTTCGAGGCTCATTCTGCAGGTAAAAGCACACCGCCACCTGCAATTATTAATTCTTAATTATTAATTCCCATACATGCCCAGCTACACCGAGGAGAACTACCTGAAAGCCATTTACAAGCTGGCGGAAACCACGCCGGGCGCCGACGTGACGACCAACAGCATCTCGGAGGTGCTGCAGACACGGCCTGCCTCGGTGACGGATATGTTGCGGCGGCTAAGTGAGAAAGGCCTGCTCAACTACCAGCGCTACCGGGGCGTGTCGCTCACGCCGGAGGGCCGGCGGGTGGCCTTGCTCACTATCCGCAAGCATAGGCTCTGGGAAGTGTTTCTGGTGCAGCAGCTGGGCTTCACCTGGGACGAGGTGCATGAGGTGGCCGAGGAGCTGGAGCACATCCAGTCGCCGCTCCTGGTGCAGCGCCTCGATGAGTTTCTGGGCTTTCCGCAGACCGACCCCCACGGAGACCCTATCCCGGCCGCCGACGGCTCCGTTCACCGCACCCGCCACCGCCTCGTGGCCGACCTTGCCCTGGGCGAAGCCGGCACCGTGGTGGCCGTGCGCAACACCGCCGTACCCTTCCTGCAGTACCTCGACAAGGTAGGATTACGGCTGGGCTCCCGACTTGAAGTACTGGATAAGACCGAGTTTGATAACTCTCTGGAAGTCAACATCGACAACTCCCGCCGCCAGCATATTTCTGCCGAGGTTTCCCGCAACCTGTTCGTCTCGCTTTAAACGGTGAGCTGGTGGAATAGTGCGTTTGACGTTCTACTCGCGCAATTAGCGCAAGCGGCGCAGAAAGAACATCAAACGCAGCATTTTACCATTACACCATTTCACCATTTCACCGTTGCTGCCTCCCGCTCTTTCCGATACCATTGTGGCCTTGTCCACGCCGCCCGGCGCGGGCGCCATTGCGGTGCTGCGCCTCTCGGGTCCGCAGGCCATCCAGCTCACCGACGGCCTTTTCGCGGGCAAGCGCCTGCACGAGCAACCGGGCCATACCCTGCACTACGGCACCCTGCGCGACGAGGGCCGCATTCTGGATGAGGTGGTGGTTTCCCTGTTTCGGGGGCCGCACTCCTACACTCGGGAGGATGTGGTGGAAATCAGCTGCCACGGCTCCGACTACATTGTGCAGCAGGTGCTGGCCGCGCTGGTGCGCCGTGGGGCCCGCCTAGCCGAGGCCGGGGAGTTTACCAAGCGTGCCTTCCTGCACGGTGCCTTCGACCTGGCCCAGGCCGAGGCCGTAGCTGACCTTATTGCCGCCGACTCGGCCCTCTCGCACCAGGTGGCCATGCAGCAGATGCGCGGCGGCTTTTCCCGGGAGCTGAAGGACCTGCGTGCCCGGCTGGTGCAGTTTGCGTCGTTGCTGGAGCTGGAGCTGGATTTTGGGGAAGAAGACGTAGAATTTGCCGACCGCACCGGCCTCACCCGCCTGCTGCAGGAGCTGCAAACCGTCATCCGGCAGCTGCTGCGCTCCTTTGAGCTGGGCAACGTCATCAAAAACGGCGTAACGACTGTTATTGCCGGCAAGCCCAACGCGGGTAAATCAACCCTGCTGAACGCTTTGCTGAACGAGGAACGCGCCATCGTTTCGGCGGTGCCCGGCACAACCCGCGACTTTATCGAGGATGAAGTAAGCATCGAAGGCATCCGGTTTCGGTTTGTGGACACGGCTGGCCTGCGCGAAACCACCGACGTGGTGGAGTCCATTGGCGTGGAGCGTACCCGGCAGCGGGTGCGGCAGGCGGCGCTGCTTTTGTATCTGTTCGACCTGACGGCCACAACGCCCGCCGAAGTAGCCGCCGAGCTGGCCGAGCTAAACCCCGAGGGCCGCATTCCCACGCTGGCCGTGGGTAACAAGTTCGACCAGATAAGTACGGCGGAAGCAGCCGCTTTTTCCCAACCCGACACCCTGCTGATTTCGGCTGCCACCGGCCAGGGGCTGCCCGAACTGCAGCAGGCGCTGCTACGGCACGTACGCGGCTCAGGCCTCGACCGCACCGGCTCGGCTACCATCGTAACGAACGTGCGCCACGCCCGCAGCCTGGAAGCGTCCCTTGAAGCCCTGGACGCCGTACTACTGGGCCTGAGCACGCACCACGGCACGGAGTTGCTGGCCGCCGACCTGCGTCGCGCATTGGCTTACCTGGGCGAAATCACCGGCGAAATATCCACCGACGACTTGCTGACCAGCATCTTCACCCAGTTCTGTATCGGGAAATAGCCGGGTCCGCCAGCGTGAGCTATAGGTTTTTAGCAACAACTTTCGGGCGTTTCGCTTAATTATCGGCATAGCGAATAATTTTGCGCTTCGAGCCGAACTTCTACCCCCGGTTGGCGGTAGTATAATGTCCGGCTTTCGGGTCGGGCTTTCCGGCCTGCCGGTAATTCTTTACTTTCGCCCCGCATCCACCCTAATACACGCTTATGGCAGAGTCTGCTGAGATTATCCTTGATGGGAAATCGTACTCCTTCCCCGTCATCGAAGGCACCGAGCACGAAAAGGCAATTGATATTGCCAAGCTGCGCGACCAGACTGGTTATATAACCATCGACTCGGGCTACAAAAACACCGGCGCCACCAAAAGCGCCATCACCTTTCTTGACGGTGAAGAGGGCATTCTGCGCTACCGGGGCTACCCCATCGAGCAATTGGCCGAGCAGTCCAGCTTCCTGGAAGTGGCCTATCTGCTGATCTACGGCAAGCTGCCTACCCAGGCGGAGCTCGACGAGTTCAGCAACCAGATAACCAAGCACACGCTGGTGCACGAAGACGTGCGCAAGATTTTCGACGGTTTTCCCTCGGCAGCCCATCCCATGGCCATCCTGAGCAGCCTGATCTGCGCGCTTACCGCTTTCTACCCCGAAAGCGTGTCGCCGGATCTGAGCAAGGAGAACATTGACCTGAATGTGATTCGGCTGATGGCCAAGCTGCCCACCATTGCCGCCTGGACCTACAAAAACAACATGGGGCACCCGCTGAACTACCCGCGGAACGACCTCGACTATGCCGCCAACTTCCTGTACATGATGTTCAGCTTCCCCACGGAGAAGTACGAAATCAACCCGGTAGTCGTGCGCGCCATCAACAAGCTGCTTATCCTGCACGCCGACCACGAGCAGAACTGCTCTACCTCCACGGTGCGCTTGGTAGGCTCGGCCAATGCCTCGCTTTATGGTTCGGTTTCGGCCGGCATCAACGCCCTGTGGGGCCCGCTGCACGGCGGTGCCAACCAGG belongs to Hymenobacter sp. J193 and includes:
- a CDS encoding lmo0937 family membrane protein, with the protein product MGNLLYIIAVILIIIWALGFFGILGTGIQGNNLIHILLVIAIIAVVLRLIRGGRV
- a CDS encoding 3-hydroxyacyl-CoA dehydrogenase family protein, with translation MQHVAVIGSGTMGNGIAHVFAQHGFPVALIDINQSALDRALATIGKNLERQVAKGTLSEADKGATLGRITTYTSLAEGVAQADVVVEAATENVELKLNIFRELDQHAPAGAILASNTSSISITKIAAVTKRPAQVIGMHFMNPVPVMKLVEVIRGYATSDEVTTRVMDLSRQLGKTPTEVNDYPGFVANRILMPMINEAIITLFEGVAGVEEIDTVMKLGMAHPMGPLQLADFIGLDVCLAILRVLHEGLGNPKYAPCPLLVNMVMAGRLGVKSGEGFYAWTPGSKDLVVAERFRR
- a CDS encoding IS1182 family transposase — translated: MQGKKPFLDKEVTHFRLSERVPRHNLYRRLAELVDWSFLYDETRTLYSHTGQPSLDPVVFFKLVLVGRLENLVSDRRLVEHCALRLDILLFLGYEVDEELPWHSTVSRTRQLFPAAVFERLFDHVFAQCVARGLVAGDTQAVDSAPVKANASLETVLEKRTTGVKSPFLATDEAATAPAASVVTAPAHQLRNLAAHQARLATHSSVPGAQHEKARLLSNKTHYSPTDPDARISIKPGKARALNYLCSLAVDTAKGVISHVQADFADSRDSLHLPRLLTGLQQRLRSQQLRMQELLADAGYANGTNYALLEAQQVTAWIPVFGRYKAAIEGFTYRASTDDYTCAAGKVLSFRKYDTSADGTGLKIYWATCSDCQQCPLKPTCVPGAKRKQLTRTLYDEPYRRAWQRQQSRRGQHMRRVRQGTVEPVFGNLLHHYGLRRMNVRGQAGAHKTMLLTAVAYNLKKLLKYRPNRQVSLTMALPQPLLAAARR
- a CDS encoding 2,3,4,5-tetrahydropyridine-2,6-dicarboxylate N-succinyltransferase; this encodes MTNLQATIEAAWNDRSLLQQSATVEAINTTIEELDKGRLRVAEPRGDDWQVNDWVKKAVILYFPIRQMETLEVGPFEFRDKMLLKTDYAGQGVRVVPPAVARYGAYLASGVILMPSYVNIGAWVGEGTMVDTWATVGSCAQIGAGVHLSGGVGIGGVLEPVQAAPVIIEDGAFIGSRSILVEGCRVGREAVIGAGVTITGSTKIIDVTGAEPKEYKGYVPARSVVIPGSYAKQFAAGEYHVPCALIIGQRKPSTDLKTSLNDALRDFGVSV
- a CDS encoding glycosyltransferase; this translates as MQPPRTILLASVLKPLDDTRMYEKFGRTLARLPQVQVHVAGRQAPAPQPKPANLHTHSLLAGSRLSWARLRAQGRYWQLLRRLRPGLVVVHAPELLPLTLLWHWLGKERRFVYDVQENFALNIRTQHVYPAAVRGLLATAVRGLETLAATAAEKVILAEESYAEELPFATPARTLILENKYQPPGPELLRSTPVHLAPNQPLELLYSGTISELNGVLAAVEFARALRLVWPGTRLTIIGFCQHPALLTQLQALAAESGGAVELVGGAEPVPHGRIIQAIRRSHLGLLPYREHPSFWRCVPTKLFEYLAHALPVLIPRNPLWQQFIAQHQAGLAVDFADTSSATIEQVKNDLLRHAFYSQGVPAEVFWHSEEQKLLALLDSIR
- a CDS encoding 3-oxoacyl-ACP synthase III family protein → MSTLHRSEIAGVGHYVPDRVVPNADLEQLMETTDAWIQERTGIRERRWFEEGKDTTANMGANAARKALEMAGLQPDDVQLIVFATLSPDYLFPGSGVLLQRELGIKAHIPAFDVRNQCSGFIYALSMADQFIKTGMYETALVVGSEIHSSGLDKSTRGRAVSVIFGDGAGAVLLRRSTDENRGILSTHLHSQGEFAEELITREPGSNRDNRVQVVLDKPEDMYPYMNGQQVFKHAVTRFPEVIKEALDQNGYQAQDIDMLIPHQANLRITQYVGQKLGLSEDKVFSNIQRYGNTTAASVPIALSEAVQEGRIKRGDLVCLAAFGSGFTWASALVNW
- a CDS encoding metal-dependent transcriptional regulator, translating into MPSYTEENYLKAIYKLAETTPGADVTTNSISEVLQTRPASVTDMLRRLSEKGLLNYQRYRGVSLTPEGRRVALLTIRKHRLWEVFLVQQLGFTWDEVHEVAEELEHIQSPLLVQRLDEFLGFPQTDPHGDPIPAADGSVHRTRHRLVADLALGEAGTVVAVRNTAVPFLQYLDKVGLRLGSRLEVLDKTEFDNSLEVNIDNSRRQHISAEVSRNLFVSL
- the mnmE gene encoding tRNA uridine-5-carboxymethylaminomethyl(34) synthesis GTPase MnmE — translated: MLPPALSDTIVALSTPPGAGAIAVLRLSGPQAIQLTDGLFAGKRLHEQPGHTLHYGTLRDEGRILDEVVVSLFRGPHSYTREDVVEISCHGSDYIVQQVLAALVRRGARLAEAGEFTKRAFLHGAFDLAQAEAVADLIAADSALSHQVAMQQMRGGFSRELKDLRARLVQFASLLELELDFGEEDVEFADRTGLTRLLQELQTVIRQLLRSFELGNVIKNGVTTVIAGKPNAGKSTLLNALLNEERAIVSAVPGTTRDFIEDEVSIEGIRFRFVDTAGLRETTDVVESIGVERTRQRVRQAALLLYLFDLTATTPAEVAAELAELNPEGRIPTLAVGNKFDQISTAEAAAFSQPDTLLISAATGQGLPELQQALLRHVRGSGLDRTGSATIVTNVRHARSLEASLEALDAVLLGLSTHHGTELLAADLRRALAYLGEITGEISTDDLLTSIFTQFCIGK